Proteins from a genomic interval of Sphingobacterium sp. SYP-B4668:
- a CDS encoding COG1470 family protein has translation MLFLMGMQLMLMDAVAQSQSVTIQVKEKEAQGGKLRMATAEVRNSGTVDFEGYIKVDANGTFRTLSEDNIPIRVLAGKTKFIPIQLYPTKMASAGEHPILYQLIDAKTDRVTAQTETSVKITEVMNLRVWTVAPVIQVTNPMDSVKIPIVVTNGGNTERQFSLVFTLPAYMGGQHIFELKGKVKARQDTSYTFAFMLNKQLLDQTQFQVQVAALAEGDKQLLSNTRVSVELVKSARSYTDLFVNDRYYNFGQQNSLSLSMRMLGEHNYAYQLIGAHAFNLPAGSMAVRGNVYKSNLQSELYSSGTAIQYNYRNMQVEAGSITEMYEVSTYGRGVKGKWTDDSGNHTWSVGVVDNEFNLFSATPLFKNGYTVFAEGRIGANNSQRGAALQYIFKDDPFEAAKHHIAGTSYKAFMGRHIRYDAKLWGGASRYDNRNALQPSVALEVSGQGDWEKWKWNGNYFYSSPYFPGNRRGMIAVNQQLYRKINAQRSWWTNFYINHYKPKSHVLELDMVNTQMQGQVAGQLPNMGAISTTVGVIGQLEKTNMLYNVENPSIPLDATLKSLRALEEFTIWSANRHHSASLLLENGLVYYPNAEKPKFQGKAAASYRFKSLSVQGSYQYGAYYLSEYSNAQLQHINFRRVQINANYYKSFFDERLSTNLGINYYKDFGFNTAPSGYANVNYKAFKKLEIYANTSVYQYSFMGYSGRVIKQAELGVRINFKNKAISPDKKGKLILQYFYDDNGNGRKDEGEKFASGVLASVNDIVFISDNNGQVIFSAMPYGEYNLDGGTLKEWFFDAQKTVVNQRKNMRMIPMQQSGSVTGKVAYSYNGSIAKDIQLKYAGITAIIQKEDFKRNVVTDNFGNFSYFLPTGVYTITLHVSSLPEDVICSNPKLEFTVASGKITTLPAFNLEVKSKKMNIKRFD, from the coding sequence ATGTTGTTCTTGATGGGCATGCAGCTGATGCTAATGGATGCTGTTGCGCAATCCCAGTCTGTTACTATACAGGTTAAAGAGAAGGAAGCACAGGGCGGAAAACTTCGTATGGCTACCGCTGAGGTTCGAAATTCAGGTACAGTAGATTTTGAAGGCTATATAAAAGTGGATGCAAATGGAACTTTCCGGACACTCTCTGAAGACAACATCCCAATCCGGGTGTTGGCTGGAAAAACAAAATTTATCCCGATTCAATTGTATCCAACAAAAATGGCGAGTGCGGGTGAGCACCCCATACTGTATCAACTTATCGATGCAAAAACGGATAGGGTGACAGCTCAAACCGAGACCTCGGTCAAAATCACGGAGGTGATGAACTTACGGGTATGGACGGTGGCACCCGTTATACAAGTGACCAACCCCATGGATTCGGTGAAGATACCTATAGTCGTGACGAATGGTGGAAATACCGAGCGCCAATTTAGTCTAGTCTTTACGCTTCCTGCTTATATGGGGGGGCAGCATATCTTTGAATTGAAGGGGAAGGTAAAAGCTCGACAAGATACAAGCTATACATTTGCCTTTATGCTCAATAAACAGTTGTTGGATCAGACACAGTTTCAAGTACAGGTAGCGGCACTGGCAGAAGGAGACAAACAACTTTTGTCCAACACCCGGGTATCTGTCGAGCTGGTGAAAAGTGCGCGTTCCTATACCGACCTGTTTGTCAATGATCGCTATTATAACTTTGGTCAACAGAACTCCCTGAGTTTAAGTATGCGGATGTTGGGCGAGCATAATTATGCCTACCAATTGATAGGTGCACATGCCTTTAACCTGCCTGCAGGAAGTATGGCGGTCAGAGGCAATGTATACAAATCGAATCTACAGTCCGAGCTCTATAGCTCGGGTACTGCAATCCAATATAACTACCGGAATATGCAAGTGGAGGCGGGTAGTATCACAGAAATGTACGAAGTAAGTACCTACGGGAGAGGTGTGAAAGGTAAATGGACAGATGATAGCGGTAATCATACATGGAGCGTGGGGGTGGTGGATAATGAATTCAATCTTTTCAGCGCTACACCTCTTTTTAAAAATGGATATACTGTTTTTGCGGAGGGGCGTATAGGAGCCAACAATAGTCAACGGGGGGCTGCTTTACAATATATCTTTAAAGACGATCCTTTTGAAGCAGCAAAGCATCATATAGCAGGTACATCCTATAAGGCATTTATGGGACGTCATATTCGATATGACGCCAAATTGTGGGGAGGAGCAAGTCGCTATGACAATCGAAACGCGTTGCAACCGTCAGTTGCACTAGAGGTAAGTGGTCAAGGGGATTGGGAGAAATGGAAATGGAACGGTAATTATTTTTATAGTAGCCCCTATTTTCCAGGAAATAGGAGGGGTATGATAGCTGTAAATCAGCAGCTGTATCGAAAAATAAATGCACAGCGTAGTTGGTGGACCAACTTTTATATCAATCATTACAAGCCTAAGTCGCATGTGCTGGAATTGGACATGGTCAATACACAAATGCAAGGACAGGTTGCTGGCCAATTGCCCAATATGGGGGCTATATCGACTACGGTTGGTGTAATCGGCCAATTGGAGAAGACCAATATGCTGTACAATGTTGAAAATCCATCAATACCTCTTGATGCAACGTTGAAATCGCTACGCGCACTGGAGGAGTTTACCATCTGGTCAGCTAATAGACATCATTCGGCGAGTCTGTTGCTGGAAAATGGATTGGTCTATTATCCAAATGCTGAAAAGCCGAAGTTTCAAGGAAAAGCAGCCGCCTCTTATCGATTTAAAAGCCTATCAGTCCAAGGGTCGTATCAGTATGGGGCTTACTACCTCTCTGAGTATAGTAATGCGCAACTTCAGCATATAAATTTTAGAAGGGTACAAATCAACGCCAATTATTATAAAAGCTTTTTTGATGAACGACTATCCACTAATCTCGGAATTAATTATTATAAGGACTTTGGATTCAATACTGCCCCATCGGGATATGCCAATGTAAATTACAAAGCGTTTAAAAAACTGGAAATATATGCGAATACTTCTGTATATCAGTATAGTTTCATGGGCTATAGTGGGCGGGTAATCAAGCAAGCAGAGTTGGGTGTACGAATCAATTTTAAGAATAAGGCAATCTCTCCTGATAAAAAAGGGAAGTTGATACTTCAGTATTTTTATGACGACAATGGAAATGGTAGAAAGGATGAAGGAGAGAAATTTGCCTCAGGGGTGTTGGCGAGCGTTAACGATATTGTATTTATCAGTGACAATAATGGACAAGTAATCTTTTCGGCCATGCCCTATGGGGAGTATAATTTGGATGGGGGCACGTTAAAGGAATGGTTTTTTGATGCGCAAAAGACGGTGGTGAATCAACGTAAGAATATGCGGATGATACCGATGCAACAATCTGGAAGTGTGACTGGAAAAGTAGCCTATAGTTACAACGGGAGCATTGCTAAGGACATACAGTTGAAATATGCGGGAATCACGGCAATTATCCAAAAAGAAGATTTCAAGCGTAATGTAGTCACGGATAACTTTGGTAATTTTTCCTATTTTCTACCCACAGGTGTATACACCATCACACTTCATGTAAGCTCGCTACCTGAGGATGTAATCTGCAGCAATCCTAAATTGGAGTTTACAGTAGCATCTGGTAAAATAACTACCCTGCCTGCGTTCAATTTGGAAGTGAAGAGTAAGAAGATGAATATCAAGCGATTTGACTAA
- a CDS encoding tyrosine-protein phosphatase → MNLLSKLFRKKKTLHHHDALAFLGIDMHNHLLPAIDDGSKSIEQSIQLIEGLQELGLHKFICTPHIMDGVYPNTKQTIEDAYKKLKATLTSRESKVQLHYAAEHMIDQGLDVLVADNKLCTMPNDYVLIEMSYLAESKSLFRTIMDIQSMGYKPILAHPERYNYYQQNFKIFKQIKDAGCALQLNILSVSRYYGSNVKTTALTLIKSGLYDFVGTDIHHEKHLAAIKEVAARYPLQDLLKTCTIRNHELLTNSNPSKEFIAVG, encoded by the coding sequence ATGAATCTACTGTCCAAGCTATTCCGTAAAAAAAAGACACTCCACCATCATGATGCCTTAGCATTTTTAGGCATTGACATGCACAACCATCTTCTCCCAGCAATTGATGATGGCAGCAAATCTATTGAGCAATCTATCCAACTTATCGAAGGCCTACAAGAGCTTGGGCTGCATAAATTTATCTGTACGCCCCATATTATGGATGGCGTATATCCCAATACCAAGCAAACGATTGAAGACGCTTACAAAAAATTGAAGGCAACGCTCACGTCACGCGAGTCAAAGGTACAGCTGCACTATGCTGCAGAGCACATGATTGATCAAGGCTTGGATGTATTAGTCGCTGACAATAAGCTTTGTACTATGCCCAACGATTATGTGTTAATAGAAATGTCCTATTTAGCCGAATCCAAATCTCTATTTAGGACAATTATGGATATCCAGTCCATGGGATACAAACCTATTTTGGCACATCCTGAACGCTATAACTATTATCAGCAAAACTTTAAGATATTCAAGCAGATTAAGGATGCGGGTTGTGCTCTCCAACTCAACATACTATCCGTCTCCAGGTACTATGGAAGCAATGTGAAGACGACCGCTTTGACCTTAATCAAATCTGGTTTATATGATTTTGTCGGTACCGACATACATCATGAGAAGCATCTTGCGGCCATCAAAGAGGTTGCGGCTAGATATCCACTTCAAGATTTATTAAAAACCTGCACGATTCGTAATCACGAGTTATTGACCAATAGCAATCCAAGCAAAGAATTCATCGCGGTCGGTTAA
- a CDS encoding polysaccharide biosynthesis protein, translating into MLNFAGLKRRLRRDNPRWVVLLIDVCIVCGCYLFSHFAINSFRGSFELEMMFKKAPLILTVYFLCFIWYGTYKGIVRQTGIRDAVRVFKVVWTAMVILMVITAATRALFEKGTVAGDYLRMSYALLFMHAFFTMVSLVAARIFYRTLYEAFFFRKRKQVAVLIFGASRPGLMALSLLRDDVRVKYSVVSYVEDKSSRIGKRIGGLKIYCLEAIDQEFVDEHHIEQVIIAVENNDPERLQHVSEVFENLGLEIKIMPPASTLLNAGGQRQIRALKIEDLLGRETIKLDNPAVQREMKGKVILVTGAAGSIGSELARQIASQRYESLILLDQAESALYDLQQTLKAADISKVHFVVGNVRDKKFMESIFDQFKPKLVFHAAAYKHVPLMEHNPYEAILTNVVGTQTVADLAMKYKATKFVMVSTDKAVNPTNVMGATKRAAEIYVNSCNDISDTNFIITRFGNVLGSNGSVIPLFERQMEAGGPLTLTHPDITRYFMTIPEACQLVQEAGVMGKGGEIFVFDMGKSVKIMELAKRMIRLKGYRYPEDMDIQITGLRPGEKIYEELLANNENTIKTHHPKIMIANVNREDIPTRRMILDKLCTSIMRMDRQEVNPIELVRMLKKVVPEFVSKNSVYEILDNQQSFSTTE; encoded by the coding sequence ATGTTGAATTTTGCTGGTTTAAAAAGAAGATTGAGACGAGATAATCCACGATGGGTGGTGTTGTTGATTGATGTTTGTATCGTATGTGGATGTTATCTATTTTCTCATTTTGCTATTAACAGTTTTAGGGGAAGCTTCGAGCTGGAAATGATGTTCAAAAAGGCCCCTTTGATTTTGACGGTGTATTTTCTCTGTTTCATATGGTATGGTACCTATAAAGGTATCGTGAGGCAGACGGGGATACGCGACGCTGTTCGAGTATTCAAAGTCGTATGGACGGCCATGGTGATATTGATGGTGATTACGGCAGCGACACGTGCGCTTTTTGAAAAGGGTACAGTAGCGGGTGATTATCTGCGGATGTCCTATGCACTTCTATTTATGCATGCTTTCTTTACCATGGTATCCTTGGTAGCGGCCCGGATATTTTACAGGACGTTGTATGAGGCGTTCTTCTTCCGTAAGCGTAAGCAGGTAGCGGTATTGATCTTCGGGGCTTCGCGGCCAGGGCTTATGGCCTTGTCTCTACTTCGGGACGATGTTCGGGTCAAATACTCGGTAGTATCCTATGTCGAAGATAAGTCCTCGCGCATCGGTAAACGGATCGGGGGACTCAAAATATATTGTTTGGAGGCTATCGATCAAGAGTTTGTCGATGAACATCATATTGAGCAGGTCATTATTGCAGTAGAGAACAATGATCCGGAACGATTGCAGCACGTTTCTGAAGTATTTGAAAACCTGGGGTTGGAGATCAAGATTATGCCGCCAGCTAGTACATTATTGAATGCCGGTGGGCAGCGACAGATTCGGGCACTGAAAATCGAGGATTTACTGGGGCGAGAAACCATCAAATTGGATAATCCAGCAGTGCAGCGTGAAATGAAAGGAAAAGTAATCTTGGTGACGGGGGCAGCAGGATCTATAGGGTCGGAATTGGCCCGTCAGATTGCTAGTCAGCGTTATGAATCATTGATCTTGTTGGACCAAGCCGAATCCGCATTGTATGACTTGCAGCAGACATTGAAGGCTGCTGATATAAGTAAAGTACATTTTGTAGTGGGCAACGTACGTGATAAAAAATTTATGGAAAGCATATTCGATCAGTTTAAACCCAAACTGGTTTTTCATGCAGCAGCATATAAGCATGTACCCCTGATGGAGCATAATCCCTATGAGGCCATCTTGACTAATGTGGTCGGTACCCAGACGGTGGCAGATCTTGCCATGAAGTATAAGGCTACAAAATTTGTCATGGTGTCAACAGATAAAGCGGTAAATCCTACAAATGTAATGGGGGCGACGAAACGAGCAGCCGAAATCTATGTCAACAGCTGTAATGACATTTCGGATACAAATTTTATCATCACCCGATTTGGGAATGTGCTGGGCTCCAATGGATCGGTAATACCGTTGTTTGAACGACAAATGGAGGCTGGAGGGCCATTGACGCTGACACATCCGGATATTACTCGATATTTTATGACCATACCGGAAGCTTGTCAACTGGTACAAGAGGCCGGTGTCATGGGCAAAGGTGGAGAAATATTTGTCTTCGATATGGGCAAGTCAGTCAAAATCATGGAGTTGGCAAAGCGGATGATCCGATTGAAAGGATATCGATATCCAGAAGACATGGATATCCAGATTACGGGCCTACGCCCAGGAGAAAAAATTTATGAGGAATTGCTCGCTAACAATGAAAATACAATCAAAACCCATCATCCTAAGATTATGATCGCGAATGTCAATCGGGAAGATATACCCACCAGAAGGATGATATTGGATAAACTCTGCACCTCAATCATGCGGATGGATCGGCAGGAGGTCAATCCCATCGAATTGGTGCGGATGCTGAAAAAAGTGGTGCCCGAATTTGTCTCCAAAAATTCGGTCTACGAAATCTTAGACAATCAACAGTCATTTTCAACAACAGAATAG
- a CDS encoding polysaccharide biosynthesis/export family protein, protein MSKKLPKGIVLLCIALSWMYFFSSCANRKDLIYFQPDSTALNTSYELNAPKLQAGDILTISITADDIRATQPFNAVNSYQVGSLTNTNPFLPTYTIDNDGFIDFPKLGRVKLAGLTRTQAINDLRTRVGQYIVDPGVNINIRNFRVTVLGEVARPGTFTVENDRITILEALGMAGDLTINGVRQNVMVVREQNGQKSEYRVDLTKRDALNSPVYYLAQNDVIYVQPNGARVQSSKYTQNSTVFISVAGIIITIISVLVR, encoded by the coding sequence ATGAGCAAAAAACTACCCAAAGGGATTGTCTTACTGTGTATCGCGCTATCTTGGATGTATTTTTTTTCATCGTGTGCCAACCGGAAAGATTTGATATATTTTCAACCGGACTCTACCGCGTTGAATACCTCCTATGAGCTGAATGCGCCAAAATTACAAGCGGGAGATATCTTGACGATATCGATTACTGCGGATGATATCCGAGCCACCCAACCCTTTAATGCCGTGAATAGTTATCAAGTAGGGTCTTTGACTAATACCAATCCCTTTCTCCCCACTTATACCATCGATAATGATGGGTTTATAGACTTTCCGAAATTAGGCAGGGTCAAGCTAGCGGGACTCACCCGTACCCAGGCCATCAATGATTTGCGAACGCGAGTGGGACAGTATATTGTGGATCCGGGGGTAAATATCAATATCCGTAACTTTAGGGTGACGGTATTGGGAGAAGTGGCGCGTCCGGGCACATTTACCGTCGAAAATGATCGCATAACAATCTTGGAAGCATTGGGAATGGCGGGCGACTTGACCATAAACGGTGTGCGGCAGAATGTGATGGTCGTACGGGAGCAGAACGGACAGAAAAGTGAATATCGAGTAGACCTCACGAAGCGGGATGCCTTAAACTCACCGGTCTACTATCTGGCACAAAATGATGTTATCTATGTACAGCCAAATGGCGCACGGGTACAATCCTCTAAATATACGCAGAACAGTACTGTTTTTATCTCAGTAGCCGGTATCATTATCACGATTATCTCGGTTCTTGTCCGTTAA
- a CDS encoding GumC family protein gives MNNTPNIQPDSQDQEINLKQLFEQYVFYWKWFVLSVIVCLIGAFLYLRYAERVYSISAKVLLQDEKQASGELAGLGELATSLTGGGTTPAFVSDQIDVIKSRRIMRKVVEDNRLNIQYYSKGNVKSSELLEGESPLKLVFLESNNPKQDSTVYIFTIKASGNSYNLVDDERTVKNIGLGKRIESPVGPIMLVPQGGKKLEGELLITALPVAKAVDDLLLGVQVTPNKEKQSYIVNFSLNHANRPKAELILNSLIDRYNQDVTDDRSRITKATSTFISSRLDLIAQDLASADKKVADYKDNNNLVDMGTEAQLYMQNASENEKKLLEYKTQLQLADMMKDATQGENSQLLPSNIGLQDISIQNAVKSYNELVLERDDLLKSATPDNPVVQNLTKNIQEINRSLQTSLQNYRQVLQSNVSSLEGQRNTLQGRLGQLPNQERGFKDISRQQQIVETLYLFLLQKREENEIKASATPANLKIIDSAYGSDIPVSPKKSIILLGALILGFLIPFGALYIKFLLDNKLHSRKDIEEKFNVPILGEIPQSDDPIIKDNDRSSLAEAFRILRTNISFMLGNRKDKSSVIFVTSTTSGEGKSFVTTNLSRILAMSGKSVLLIGADIRSPKVLDYLGLSHLQHTNIGITQFLVNPDMPIENIVIKKPGSYDFDVIYSGYVAPNPAELLMNGHFEDVIKWSRSHYDYVLVDTAPVSLVTDTLLISDSADLTVYVARANYLDKRLLNVPKELYEQEKLKNMAVVINDVDFARGYGYGYGYGYGYGDTGEVSLRKRLKNLIFGKDKNRI, from the coding sequence ATGAATAATACACCCAATATACAACCTGATAGCCAAGATCAGGAAATAAACCTGAAACAGCTCTTTGAACAGTATGTCTTTTATTGGAAGTGGTTTGTCCTGTCGGTCATCGTTTGTCTGATCGGTGCATTTTTATACTTGAGGTATGCTGAGCGGGTGTATAGCATCTCTGCTAAAGTATTGCTCCAAGACGAAAAACAGGCTAGTGGCGAGCTCGCTGGATTGGGCGAATTGGCGACGTCGTTGACCGGCGGCGGGACTACTCCGGCATTTGTATCCGATCAAATAGACGTCATCAAATCACGTCGGATCATGCGTAAGGTAGTGGAGGATAATCGACTGAATATCCAATATTACAGCAAGGGGAATGTAAAGTCGTCGGAACTATTGGAAGGGGAATCACCCCTTAAATTGGTGTTTTTGGAATCCAATAATCCCAAGCAAGACTCGACGGTCTATATCTTTACCATTAAAGCAAGTGGTAATAGCTACAACTTAGTCGATGATGAACGGACCGTAAAAAATATCGGGCTAGGTAAGCGTATCGAATCACCGGTAGGACCTATAATGCTCGTCCCACAGGGGGGGAAGAAGCTGGAAGGCGAGCTGCTTATTACAGCACTGCCCGTGGCAAAAGCTGTTGACGATTTGTTGCTCGGTGTACAGGTCACCCCCAATAAAGAAAAACAGTCATACATTGTCAACTTTTCTCTGAATCATGCCAATAGGCCGAAGGCCGAACTCATCTTGAATAGTCTTATCGATCGATATAACCAAGATGTCACAGATGATAGAAGCCGTATCACGAAGGCTACTTCTACGTTTATCAGTTCCAGATTAGATCTCATTGCGCAAGATCTAGCATCGGCAGACAAGAAGGTCGCGGACTATAAGGACAACAACAACCTGGTGGACATGGGGACTGAAGCGCAGTTGTACATGCAGAATGCGTCTGAAAATGAAAAGAAGCTCTTGGAATATAAAACGCAATTGCAGCTTGCGGATATGATGAAAGATGCCACGCAGGGCGAGAATAGTCAATTGTTACCTTCGAACATCGGATTACAAGATATCTCCATACAGAATGCCGTGAAGAGCTATAATGAATTGGTACTCGAACGAGACGATCTCTTGAAGTCTGCGACGCCAGATAATCCAGTGGTACAAAACCTGACCAAAAATATTCAGGAAATCAATAGGTCTTTGCAGACATCCTTACAGAACTATAGACAGGTGTTGCAGTCCAATGTATCCTCTCTAGAAGGGCAGAGAAATACGCTGCAAGGAAGATTAGGGCAGTTGCCTAACCAAGAACGAGGCTTTAAGGACATCTCTAGGCAGCAACAGATCGTCGAAACATTGTACTTGTTCTTATTACAGAAAAGGGAAGAAAACGAAATAAAGGCCTCGGCTACACCTGCAAATCTTAAAATAATAGACAGTGCCTATGGCTCGGATATTCCAGTTTCTCCAAAAAAGAGCATTATTCTATTGGGCGCACTGATATTGGGCTTTTTGATTCCCTTTGGTGCCCTGTACATCAAATTTTTACTAGATAATAAGTTGCATTCGAGAAAAGATATCGAAGAGAAATTCAACGTGCCAATATTGGGTGAGATTCCGCAATCCGATGACCCTATTATCAAGGATAATGATAGAAGCTCTTTGGCGGAGGCATTCCGTATCCTGAGAACGAATATTTCGTTTATGCTGGGTAATCGGAAGGACAAATCGTCCGTCATCTTCGTGACGTCGACTACCTCCGGAGAAGGAAAGTCTTTTGTGACGACCAATTTGTCCCGAATATTGGCCATGTCTGGTAAAAGTGTGCTCTTGATTGGGGCGGATATCCGAAGCCCGAAGGTATTGGACTATCTAGGTCTTTCTCACTTGCAACACACGAATATCGGCATTACCCAGTTCTTGGTGAATCCGGATATGCCGATAGAGAACATCGTAATCAAGAAGCCGGGGTCGTATGATTTTGACGTCATATATTCTGGCTATGTGGCGCCGAATCCTGCTGAGTTGTTGATGAACGGCCATTTTGAAGATGTCATCAAATGGAGCCGGTCACACTATGACTATGTGCTGGTGGATACTGCACCCGTCAGTCTGGTGACGGATACTTTGTTGATATCAGATAGCGCCGACCTGACGGTGTACGTTGCTAGAGCTAATTATCTAGACAAACGTTTGTTGAACGTACCGAAAGAACTATATGAACAAGAGAAGCTGAAGAATATGGCGGTGGTGATAAATGATGTGGACTTTGCAAGGGGCTATGGCTATGGCTATGGCTACGGCTACGGTTATGGAGATACGGGAGAGGTCTCGTTGCGTAAACGTCTTAAAAATCTAATCTTTGGAAAGGACAAAAACCGGATATAA
- a CDS encoding LacI family DNA-binding transcriptional regulator — MKKLRIKDIAIALNLSKSTVSKALSDSYEISEETIKRVKDYANKNGYTYNYTAQNLTKGKSNLIGVVVSNISNTFFAEILEGILETLRFSSYSMVVLESFDNVEKELECIDILHRRGVDGIIISPINHPAIIGNLEHIKNIGCRIIVLDRIHNSLDTFKIGVDNFKTGFEGTTLLLNQGCQKILLITDVTLGATEVRLAGYKKALLAKGIDFDSNYLLQCDQQDSQLIEKIILSRLTFLVEKNLMPDGIFTATNMMSNMIVGILQKPEFTDFRDMHLMGYTNNPYVGSFGMPMSVIRQPTRKMGQLGSAHLLELLKRKHSPYEEYETIILDCEIVR; from the coding sequence ATGAAAAAGTTGAGAATAAAAGATATTGCTATAGCGCTAAATCTATCAAAATCAACGGTTTCCAAAGCTCTATCTGATAGTTACGAAATAAGTGAGGAAACGATTAAGCGGGTAAAAGATTACGCAAATAAAAATGGTTACACATACAACTATACAGCACAAAATCTGACCAAAGGGAAGAGTAATTTGATCGGTGTGGTCGTTTCCAATATAAGCAACACTTTCTTTGCCGAGATTCTAGAAGGTATATTGGAGACTTTACGATTTTCGTCCTATAGCATGGTCGTACTCGAGAGCTTTGACAATGTCGAGAAAGAATTAGAATGCATTGATATCTTGCATAGGCGTGGGGTAGACGGTATCATTATTTCGCCGATTAATCATCCCGCTATCATTGGTAACCTCGAGCATATCAAAAATATAGGATGTCGTATAATTGTCCTAGATCGCATTCATAATAGTCTAGATACGTTTAAAATCGGAGTCGACAATTTCAAGACCGGTTTTGAGGGGACGACGCTACTTTTAAACCAAGGCTGCCAGAAAATCCTCCTTATTACAGATGTCACGCTAGGTGCTACCGAAGTCAGGTTGGCAGGTTACAAAAAAGCACTTTTAGCCAAAGGAATTGATTTTGATTCCAACTATCTCCTTCAATGTGATCAGCAAGATTCCCAACTCATCGAAAAAATCATTTTGTCAAGATTGACATTTCTCGTCGAGAAAAATCTGATGCCAGACGGAATATTTACAGCGACCAACATGATGTCCAATATGATTGTGGGGATCCTTCAAAAACCCGAATTCACCGACTTTCGCGATATGCATCTGATGGGGTACACGAATAATCCATATGTAGGCTCGTTTGGAATGCCGATGTCGGTCATCCGACAACCCACCCGGAAGATGGGGCAATTGGGATCAGCACATCTCCTGGAGCTTTTAAAGCGAAAACATTCGCCCTATGAAGAGTATGAAACGATTATCTTAGATTGTGAGATAGTTCGATAG